A stretch of Halocalculus aciditolerans DNA encodes these proteins:
- a CDS encoding DUF1611 domain-containing protein produces the protein MRVALLAHEKFPDRAKTAVGVLRYADHDVVAVLDRENDGTTVADHLGGVQDAPIVASMSDVDESVDALIVGIAPIGGGFDESWRPDVRNALERGCDVISGLHYFLESDSEFRNLAEENGCELWDVRKPSEDLGVADGVADQVDADVILTVGTDCSVGKMTATQEFLRAAEARGEDAAFVPTGQTGIMIEGWGNPVDRVVSDFTAGAVEDMILERGNDHDYLFVEGQASITHPAYSAVTCGILHGSMADSLVLCHEAGRETVHGYSQDISPISTYVDLYEGLTAPGAGGEVVAGCLNTSGIDADADAWDALGAYSDELGGPAVDPVRFDAHDALEVLL, from the coding sequence ATGAGAGTCGCACTCCTCGCCCACGAGAAGTTCCCGGACCGCGCGAAGACCGCCGTCGGCGTCCTCCGGTACGCCGACCACGACGTCGTCGCCGTTCTCGACCGCGAGAACGACGGCACGACCGTCGCCGACCACCTCGGCGGCGTGCAGGACGCCCCTATCGTCGCCTCGATGAGCGACGTGGACGAGTCCGTCGACGCCCTCATCGTCGGTATCGCGCCCATCGGCGGCGGCTTCGACGAGTCCTGGCGGCCGGACGTCCGCAACGCCTTAGAGCGCGGCTGCGACGTCATCTCCGGTCTCCACTACTTCCTCGAATCCGACAGCGAGTTCCGGAACCTCGCGGAGGAGAACGGCTGTGAGCTCTGGGACGTCCGGAAGCCGAGCGAGGACCTCGGCGTCGCGGACGGCGTCGCCGACCAAGTCGACGCCGACGTGATTCTCACCGTCGGGACGGACTGCTCGGTCGGGAAGATGACGGCGACGCAGGAGTTCCTCCGCGCCGCCGAGGCACGCGGCGAGGACGCCGCCTTCGTCCCCACGGGACAGACCGGAATCATGATCGAGGGCTGGGGGAACCCCGTCGACCGCGTCGTCTCCGATTTTACCGCCGGCGCGGTCGAGGACATGATTCTGGAGCGCGGGAACGACCACGACTACCTCTTCGTCGAGGGCCAGGCGTCCATCACGCACCCCGCCTACTCTGCTGTCACCTGCGGCATCCTCCACGGCTCGATGGCCGACAGCCTCGTCCTCTGTCACGAGGCCGGGCGGGAGACCGTCCACGGCTACAGCCAGGACATCTCGCCGATTTCGACCTACGTCGACCTCTACGAGGGCCTCACCGCGCCGGGCGCGGGCGGCGAGGTCGTCGCCGGCTGCCTGAACACCTCCGGCATCGACGCCGACGCGGACGCGTGGGACGCGCTCGGCGCGTACAGTGACGAACTCGGCGGCCCGGCGGTCGACCCCGTGCGCTTCGACGCCCACGACGCGCTGGAGGTGCTTCTGTGA